A part of Fusarium graminearum PH-1 chromosome 3, whole genome shotgun sequence genomic DNA contains:
- a CDS encoding GTP-binding protein SAS1: MSSNRNYDFLIKLLLIGDSGVGKSCCLLRFSEDSFTPSFITTIGIDFKIRTIELDGKRVKLQIWDTAGQERFRTITTAYYRGAMGILLVYDVTDERSFNNIRTWFQNVEQHATEGVNKILIGNKCDWEEKRVVSTEQGQALADELGIPFLEVSAKSNINIDKAFYSLAADIKKRLIDNSKNDQPAASGVNVNDKSESGGSKCC; encoded by the exons ATGTCGAGTAATCGCAACTATGATTTCCTG ATTAAGCTGCTCCTGATAGGCGACTCCGGCGTCGGCAAGTCGTGCTGTCTGCTACGGTTCAGCGAAGACTCCTTCACCCCTTCattcatcaccaccatcggTATCGACTTCAAGATCAGGACCATTGAGCTCGATGGAAAGCGCGTCAAGCTGCAGATCTGGGATACCGCTGGCCAGGAGCGTTTCCGCACTATCACCACCGCTTATTACCGCGGTGCCATGGGCATCCTCCTTGTCTACGACGTCACCGACGAGCGCTCATTCAACA ATATCCGAACCTGGTTCCAAAACGTCGAGCAGCACGCTACCGAGGGTGTTAACAAGATTCTAATCGGCAACAAGTGCGACTGGGAGGAGAAGCGCGTCGTTTCCACcgagcaaggccaagccCTCGCCGACGAGCTGGGCATCCCTTTCCTCGAGGTCTCCGCCAagagcaacatcaacatcgacaaggctTTCTACAGCCTAGCCGCGGATATCAAGAAGCGACTCATCGACAACTCCAAGAACGACCAACCTGCAGCGAGCggcgtcaacgtcaacgaTAAGAGCGAGAGCGGCGGCAGCAAGTGCTGTTAA